The following proteins come from a genomic window of Nostoc sp. TCL26-01:
- a CDS encoding AAA family ATPase: protein MTEVTFPALIEQMLQPGFYPHPVQEPIQLIQTHVSYVLLTGEYAYKLKKPVNFGFLDFSTLEKRQHFCQEELRLNQRGAAELYLEVLPVSLAGEKYILSGTDEAVEYVLKMRQFPQDGLFSTLFAEGKLGEAQLEELGRIVAEYHAKTETNDYIRSFGEVPQVRAAFDENYEQTEKYIGGPQTQQQFAETKAYTEKFFAEQVELFQQRIQDNYIRECHGDLHLRNICLWQDKIWLFDCIEFNEPFRFVDVMFDVAYAVMDLAAQQRPDLSNAYLNTYVEQTGDWEGLQILPIYLIRQSYVRAKVTSFLLDDPSVPTTVKEEATKTASIYYTLAWEYTKPKQGKLILMSGLSGSGKSTTAKHLARQLNAIHVRSDAVRKHLGGIPLWERGNDDLYTSEMTEKTYARLLNLGIILANQGYTVILDAKYDKQHLRQEAIAQAEKHQLPLQIIYCTAPLEVIQQRLINRTGDIADATVDLLASQLQQTEPFTDAEKSYVQIWDTNS from the coding sequence ATGACTGAAGTGACTTTTCCAGCTTTAATTGAGCAGATGTTACAGCCGGGATTCTATCCCCATCCTGTACAAGAACCTATCCAACTCATTCAAACTCACGTTTCTTATGTGCTGCTCACGGGGGAGTATGCTTATAAGTTGAAAAAGCCTGTTAATTTTGGCTTCTTAGATTTCTCGACTTTAGAAAAGCGTCAGCATTTTTGTCAAGAAGAATTGCGGTTGAATCAGCGAGGTGCGGCAGAACTTTATCTGGAAGTTTTACCAGTGAGTTTGGCTGGTGAGAAATATATTTTGAGCGGAACGGATGAGGCTGTTGAGTATGTACTCAAAATGCGTCAGTTTCCTCAAGATGGTTTATTTAGCACATTGTTTGCTGAAGGTAAGCTGGGTGAAGCCCAACTAGAGGAGTTAGGACGGATAGTAGCTGAATACCACGCCAAAACCGAGACGAATGATTATATTCGCAGTTTTGGGGAAGTGCCACAAGTCCGGGCTGCTTTTGATGAAAATTACGAACAGACAGAAAAATACATCGGTGGCCCCCAGACGCAGCAGCAATTTGCTGAAACTAAAGCATATACAGAGAAATTTTTTGCTGAACAAGTAGAATTATTTCAACAGAGAATTCAAGACAACTACATCCGGGAGTGTCACGGAGACTTACACCTACGCAATATTTGTCTGTGGCAAGATAAAATCTGGCTGTTCGATTGTATTGAGTTTAACGAGCCGTTCCGGTTTGTAGATGTAATGTTTGATGTTGCTTATGCTGTGATGGATTTGGCAGCACAGCAACGCCCAGATTTAAGTAACGCCTATTTAAATACTTATGTAGAACAGACTGGTGACTGGGAAGGCTTACAGATATTACCTATATATTTAATTCGCCAATCTTATGTCCGGGCTAAGGTAACTTCGTTTTTGTTAGATGATCCTAGTGTGCCAACGACAGTTAAGGAAGAAGCGACTAAAACAGCCTCCATATATTACACACTAGCTTGGGAATACACTAAACCCAAACAGGGCAAACTGATTTTAATGTCGGGTTTGTCTGGTTCTGGGAAGAGTACCACAGCAAAACATTTGGCGCGTCAACTAAATGCGATTCATGTACGTTCAGATGCAGTTCGTAAACACTTGGGGGGAATTCCTTTGTGGGAACGTGGCAATGATGATTTGTATACATCTGAGATGACCGAGAAAACCTATGCACGGTTATTGAACTTGGGGATTATACTAGCTAATCAAGGTTATACGGTCATTTTAGATGCTAAATATGATAAACAACATTTGCGACAAGAGGCGATCGCTCAAGCTGAAAAACACCAACTCCCTCTCCAGATAATTTACTGTACAGCACCCCTAGAAGTT
- a CDS encoding L-histidine N(alpha)-methyltransferase — protein sequence MSQKFDSKSLFKSDSSITISRVAKPIPKFYALFSPAEILEIVNSLATKREMPVKYSYKGRDGKIWDDFYLKYIALKWYRNINTEIELLKKNFEYIKQYIQAGQKVNVIDVGAGNSYPVKEFIAQLDKVGKINKYFALDISDKLLEVSRKNFHKWFSNIEFISSSIDIENNVIPKWILNNQGNSQTDETVNIILHLGVTIGNHQNRIAALKNFRDGMSQNDLLVLTNELGENAKWDGIPRGGCKYHAEQIYKWVKEMLDIQAADCELIRKYDANIDSVVANIKFRRSYTINFNLMNINESIDIAAGEEITLWRHHKYQISELIEELAQARLQLVHYNTNQYSSHIMAICQVAD from the coding sequence ATGTCTCAAAAATTCGATAGTAAATCTCTATTTAAATCAGATAGTTCTATTACCATTAGTCGTGTAGCAAAACCAATCCCTAAGTTTTATGCTCTTTTTTCTCCAGCAGAAATTTTGGAGATAGTTAACTCCTTAGCCACAAAAAGAGAAATGCCGGTAAAATATTCTTATAAAGGTAGAGATGGGAAAATTTGGGATGATTTTTACTTAAAATATATTGCTCTGAAATGGTATCGAAATATTAACACAGAGATTGAGCTTTTAAAGAAAAACTTTGAATATATTAAGCAATACATTCAAGCTGGACAGAAAGTAAATGTTATTGATGTAGGTGCTGGTAACTCATATCCAGTTAAAGAATTTATTGCTCAACTAGATAAAGTTGGTAAAATTAATAAGTATTTTGCACTGGATATTAGTGATAAGTTACTAGAAGTCTCTAGAAAAAACTTTCACAAATGGTTTTCTAATATAGAATTCATCAGTTCTAGTATTGATATAGAAAATAACGTTATCCCTAAATGGATATTAAATAATCAAGGCAACTCTCAAACTGATGAAACAGTTAATATAATCTTACATTTAGGTGTGACAATTGGTAATCATCAAAATCGCATTGCTGCTCTCAAAAACTTTAGAGACGGTATGAGTCAGAATGATTTATTGGTGCTGACAAATGAACTTGGTGAGAATGCTAAATGGGATGGAATTCCTAGAGGTGGATGTAAGTATCATGCAGAACAAATCTATAAATGGGTTAAAGAGATGCTGGATATTCAAGCAGCAGATTGTGAACTAATTAGAAAGTATGATGCCAATATAGATAGTGTGGTTGCTAATATAAAATTTCGTCGCAGTTACACTATTAATTTTAATTTAATGAATATCAATGAGAGTATTGATATTGCCGCAGGAGAAGAAATTACATTGTGGAGACATCACAAATATCAAATATCTGAGTTGATAGAAGAATTAGCGCAAGCCAGACTACAACTAGTGCATTACAATACTAATCAGTATTCATCACATATCATGGCAATTTGTCAAGTAGCTGATTAG
- a CDS encoding carbohydrate kinase has translation MSNPRVLCLGEVLFDCLADQLGLKLEEVKSWTPYPGGAPANVACSLVKLGTPTGFIGAVGEDEAGNALVSLLQEVGVDTRGVQRHPTAPTRQVYVTRDLAGDRTFAGFGKYDTAEFADTHLQAKQIPESLFQDADFLILGTLELAYPDSEQAIHRALKLAEQYDLKIVLDINWRPVFWQDENIARQKILEILKHIDFLKLTKEEAQWLFDTTDPGAITYRLDSVEGVLVTDGEHGCAYCLGENEGSLPAFAIAVVDTTGAGDSFLAGFIHQLSKYGIHGLSDKDTAKRIVTYASAVGALTTIKPGAIASQPNAVEVEAFLTTNQI, from the coding sequence ATGAGCAATCCTCGTGTTTTGTGCCTTGGTGAAGTTCTGTTCGATTGTTTAGCTGATCAATTAGGGCTAAAGTTAGAGGAGGTCAAGTCTTGGACTCCCTATCCTGGTGGTGCGCCAGCGAATGTGGCTTGTAGTTTGGTGAAGTTGGGAACTCCGACTGGATTTATTGGCGCGGTGGGTGAAGATGAAGCAGGAAATGCTCTGGTGAGCTTATTGCAAGAAGTAGGTGTAGACACCAGGGGTGTACAACGTCATCCCACTGCGCCAACAAGACAAGTTTATGTGACAAGAGATTTAGCAGGCGATCGCACTTTTGCCGGGTTTGGTAAATATGACACTGCGGAATTTGCTGATACTCATCTGCAAGCCAAACAAATACCAGAGTCGTTGTTTCAAGATGCAGATTTCTTGATTTTGGGGACGTTGGAATTGGCATACCCGGATAGTGAACAGGCTATTCATCGAGCTTTGAAACTAGCAGAACAGTATGATTTGAAAATTGTCTTAGATATCAACTGGCGACCGGTTTTTTGGCAAGATGAAAATATCGCTCGGCAAAAAATCCTAGAGATATTGAAGCATATTGATTTTCTCAAACTGACTAAAGAGGAAGCACAATGGTTATTTGACACCACAGATCCGGGCGCTATTACTTATCGGCTAGATTCTGTTGAAGGGGTGTTGGTAACTGATGGGGAACATGGTTGTGCTTATTGTTTGGGTGAGAACGAGGGGAGTTTACCTGCTTTTGCGATCGCTGTAGTTGATACCACTGGTGCTGGGGATAGCTTTTTAGCGGGATTTATCCATCAACTAAGCAAATATGGCATCCACGGTTTGAGTGATAAGGACACAGCAAAGCGCATTGTTACCTATGCAAGTGCTGTCGGGGCATTGACTACTATAAAACCAGGAGCGATCGCATCTCAACCCAATGCGGTGGAAGTTGAAGCTTTTCTCACCACAAATCAAATCTAA
- the hemJ gene encoding protoporphyrinogen oxidase HemJ, with translation MAYSWFKAFHIIGIVVWFAGLFYLVRLFIYHVEANQEPEPARTILKNQYQIMEKRLYHIITTPGMFVTVAMAIGLLSTEPDVLKEGWLHFKLLFVALLLAYHHYCGRLMKKLAADECRWSGQQLRALNEAPTVMLVVIVMLAVFKNNLPTDITAWVIFAMIILMAVTIQLYAKKRRLDKEKLTAQITQIPQEQG, from the coding sequence ATGGCTTATTCTTGGTTTAAAGCATTTCATATCATTGGAATTGTGGTTTGGTTTGCTGGGTTGTTCTACCTAGTACGGTTATTCATCTATCATGTGGAAGCTAACCAAGAACCAGAACCAGCACGCACGATATTGAAAAATCAATATCAAATCATGGAGAAACGCCTCTACCACATCATCACTACCCCAGGAATGTTCGTGACGGTAGCAATGGCTATTGGCTTACTGAGTACAGAACCAGATGTGCTGAAAGAAGGTTGGCTACACTTCAAATTGCTGTTTGTTGCCCTGTTACTTGCTTATCATCATTACTGCGGTCGGTTAATGAAGAAATTAGCCGCCGATGAATGTCGCTGGAGTGGTCAGCAATTACGCGCTTTAAATGAAGCACCGACAGTCATGTTGGTAGTTATCGTCATGCTGGCAGTATTTAAGAATAATCTACCTACGGATATCACAGCTTGGGTGATTTTTGCCATGATTATTTTGATGGCAGTGACAATTCAACTCTATGCCAAAAAACGCAGGTTAGATAAAGAAAAACTCACAGCCCAAATCACACAAATCCCGCAAGAACAAGGCTAA
- a CDS encoding DUF6671 family protein, with product MNYQKLFSDRLCILATMHHKEKAIAPILEPALGIKVIVPENFNTDAFGTFTREIKRPDTQIATAKLKAEQALELTGESLAIASEGSFAPHPLVPYIYTNREIVILLDKINKIEIIGEEFSGDTNFNHQIIATLDEAENFAQKIGFPEHGLVIWWENSATKSREIIKGITQITDLEAAINLALNQSSNSKANIETDMRAIYNPTRMKNIAKATHNLLNKIRSCCPNCHTPGFAITERIPGLPCELCHMPTTLTHREIYQCQKCHFRQEKLFPYGQEFADPSQCMYCNP from the coding sequence ATGAACTATCAAAAATTATTTAGCGATCGCCTGTGCATTCTTGCAACTATGCACCACAAAGAAAAAGCGATCGCCCCAATTTTAGAACCAGCATTAGGCATTAAAGTTATAGTACCAGAAAATTTTAATACTGATGCTTTTGGCACATTTACTAGAGAAATCAAACGCCCAGACACACAAATTGCTACAGCTAAATTAAAAGCTGAACAAGCCTTAGAACTCACAGGAGAAAGTTTAGCGATCGCTAGTGAAGGTAGTTTTGCACCACATCCCTTAGTTCCTTATATTTATACTAATCGAGAAATAGTTATTTTATTAGATAAAATAAATAAGATTGAAATTATTGGTGAAGAATTTTCTGGAGATACTAACTTTAATCATCAAATTATAGCAACCTTAGACGAGGCAGAAAATTTTGCCCAAAAAATTGGTTTTCCTGAACATGGCTTAGTTATCTGGTGGGAAAATTCAGCAACTAAATCTCGAGAAATAATTAAAGGAATTACTCAAATAACAGATTTAGAAGCAGCAATTAATCTTGCTCTCAATCAATCATCCAATAGTAAAGCGAATATTGAAACAGATATGCGGGCAATTTATAATCCTACCCGCATGAAAAATATTGCCAAAGCCACTCATAATCTACTCAATAAAATCAGGAGTTGTTGTCCCAATTGTCATACACCAGGATTTGCCATCACCGAAAGAATTCCTGGATTACCCTGTGAACTTTGCCATATGCCAACCACCCTCACTCACAGAGAAATTTATCAATGTCAAAAATGCCATTTTAGACAAGAAAAACTATTTCCTTATGGTCAAGAATTCGCCGATCCATCTCAATGTATGTACTGCAATCCTTAA
- the hmpF gene encoding pilus motility taxis protein HmpF, which translates to MLYLAEVQKQKGGLLGGSSKTELKLLACQRTDQNWSTVSEEVIAAEEASKLNDGALVLVELTPNRQVQRIQEAGRPLVNILQNFSRQVEKYKLKEDEITQWKESLTFQAQELNRREMDMEVRLEQLQQMEEDAQHLDAQKQEVDTSREQIEQLQAEIERNRQELEGAWEHLRGEQRRLEERLQEGNVLDPAQSQKISELLNRLSSRIAPTDIVREHLHLAGELVERQQATLNPHWQNLEQQRILTNQQQQQVDQLAQTYSDRQNTLKQAQDSLAQQTAQLKVNTAILNCKQEHLRIIKEQLQSQEALSQQINSLAATSGNVPTSQKVDIQALEKMPLDELQKLIQDLSEKLEIDSTFVHDQEQELTYKQATIEELQQKINQAADQDLINLQMELSDEQDLYQMLNQTLVGQRRSLLARQKFIKQHQIVLWKRQGQSVSDAQEDNSIDFSPVLLQVDSRRQQQSQELQNLEREIEQMRSAIELDQGMIDNQSHDLQEKQQELTTMEANLVALKTEMTECWGRVNLYQETLQPIQDCVDELKQKLQGIGESLAEVQETADYQLQAIAEIRQTVYGLLSQPELVAS; encoded by the coding sequence GTGCTGTATTTAGCAGAAGTACAAAAGCAGAAAGGCGGCTTACTGGGTGGTAGTTCCAAAACCGAACTAAAACTGCTAGCTTGTCAGCGAACCGACCAGAATTGGAGTACTGTGTCGGAAGAAGTAATTGCGGCGGAAGAAGCTAGCAAATTAAACGATGGCGCACTAGTTTTGGTAGAACTGACTCCGAATCGCCAAGTGCAACGGATTCAAGAAGCAGGTAGACCACTCGTAAATATTTTGCAGAATTTTTCCCGACAGGTGGAAAAATATAAGCTGAAGGAAGACGAAATTACCCAGTGGAAGGAGTCGCTGACATTTCAGGCGCAAGAGTTGAATCGCCGAGAAATGGACATGGAAGTGCGGCTAGAACAGTTGCAACAAATGGAAGAAGATGCACAACACCTGGATGCACAAAAACAGGAGGTTGATACATCTCGTGAGCAAATCGAGCAGTTGCAGGCAGAAATTGAACGTAACCGTCAAGAATTAGAAGGTGCTTGGGAGCATTTGCGGGGTGAGCAGCGTCGTCTAGAGGAGCGTTTGCAAGAGGGAAATGTTCTAGACCCAGCACAAAGTCAGAAAATTAGCGAATTACTTAATCGCTTGTCTAGTCGAATTGCCCCTACAGATATAGTCCGGGAACACTTACATTTAGCTGGGGAATTAGTGGAAAGACAGCAAGCCACTCTCAACCCCCACTGGCAAAATCTGGAACAACAACGCATCCTGACTAATCAACAACAACAGCAAGTTGATCAACTGGCGCAAACATATAGCGATCGCCAAAATACATTAAAACAAGCACAAGATTCTTTAGCGCAGCAAACAGCACAATTAAAAGTCAATACAGCAATTCTCAACTGCAAGCAAGAACATCTCCGCATCATTAAAGAACAATTGCAATCTCAAGAAGCTTTATCTCAACAAATTAATTCTTTGGCTGCTACTTCTGGGAATGTACCTACTAGTCAAAAAGTTGATATCCAAGCCCTAGAAAAAATGCCTTTGGATGAACTACAAAAGCTGATACAAGATTTATCGGAAAAACTAGAAATAGATTCTACTTTTGTTCATGATCAAGAACAAGAATTGACTTATAAACAAGCAACCATAGAAGAATTACAACAAAAAATCAATCAAGCAGCTGATCAAGATTTAATTAATTTGCAAATGGAATTGTCAGATGAACAAGACCTTTATCAGATGCTGAATCAAACTTTGGTAGGACAACGGCGTAGTTTATTGGCACGGCAGAAGTTTATCAAGCAGCACCAAATTGTGTTGTGGAAACGACAAGGGCAATCTGTGAGTGATGCCCAAGAGGATAATAGCATCGATTTTAGTCCTGTGCTTTTGCAAGTTGATAGCCGACGACAACAACAATCCCAAGAATTACAGAATCTAGAACGAGAAATTGAACAAATGCGATCAGCGATCGAACTAGATCAAGGGATGATTGATAATCAAAGTCATGATTTGCAAGAAAAGCAGCAAGAACTGACAACGATGGAAGCTAACTTAGTTGCTCTCAAAACGGAAATGACTGAATGTTGGGGGCGGGTAAATCTTTATCAAGAAACTCTCCAACCTATCCAAGATTGTGTAGATGAGTTAAAACAAAAGCTGCAAGGAATTGGCGAATCTTTAGCGGAAGTTCAAGAAACTGCTGATTATCAATTGCAAGCGATCGCTGAAATTCGTCAGACTGTCTATGGTTTGTTATCTCAGCCGGAATTAGTAGCTTCTTAG
- a CDS encoding response regulator, with protein sequence MQGNLHEIDLRSLLQLIELGQRTGQLLIEVLKQENHDKSAGESEHFSQSSQQSWWIFFLNGQIIYCQREDSSLSRVEDCLRYYRVEMGLDKQQLESLEKQHPLEYGYIWALLDQNLINPKMAENIIYRLICETLFDLLSLTNGRFSFLQDIAIAPQLTTWEISPLVSQISQQLQEWYQLSPYIQSPEQLPILANTVRLHSSLPQITIDKLKHWADGKTSLRQLARHLNRDILTVAKAIYPYTQQGWLRLTSSQTTHTQILTKPKVKILCIDDTKTICATVESILQPQGYEVIAFTNPLEALSLLFQLQPDLILCDLAMPELDGYQMCAMLRQSQAFRYIPMIMLTSEDKFIDQIRAKMVGATAYLTKPVVDTELLTVIKKYVI encoded by the coding sequence ATGCAGGGAAATTTACATGAAATTGATCTTCGCAGTCTCCTGCAATTAATTGAATTAGGGCAGCGAACTGGGCAATTATTGATTGAAGTTCTTAAACAGGAAAATCACGACAAAAGCGCTGGAGAATCTGAGCATTTTAGTCAATCCTCACAACAGTCGTGGTGGATTTTTTTCCTGAATGGTCAAATAATTTATTGCCAACGAGAAGATAGTAGTTTGTCACGGGTTGAAGATTGTTTGCGCTATTACCGTGTGGAGATGGGTTTAGACAAACAACAACTAGAAAGCTTAGAAAAACAGCATCCTTTAGAGTATGGCTATATTTGGGCATTATTAGACCAGAATCTGATTAACCCCAAAATGGCTGAAAATATCATCTACCGCCTGATTTGTGAAACACTTTTTGACTTACTGAGCTTAACCAATGGGAGGTTTAGTTTTCTTCAGGATATAGCGATCGCACCCCAACTTACAACCTGGGAGATTTCACCACTGGTAAGCCAAATTAGCCAACAATTACAAGAATGGTATCAGTTATCTCCTTACATCCAATCCCCAGAACAGCTACCCATATTAGCTAATACAGTTCGCTTGCACTCCTCACTCCCACAGATAACCATCGACAAACTTAAACATTGGGCTGACGGCAAAACTTCCCTACGTCAATTAGCTCGTCATCTCAACCGAGATATTTTAACAGTCGCTAAAGCCATATATCCATATACCCAGCAAGGTTGGCTCAGACTCACATCTTCTCAAACAACTCATACTCAAATACTGACAAAACCAAAAGTAAAGATATTATGTATTGACGATACAAAGACCATTTGTGCAACTGTAGAGTCAATTTTGCAACCACAAGGATATGAAGTTATCGCTTTCACCAATCCCCTAGAAGCACTGAGTTTGCTCTTTCAACTCCAACCCGATTTAATACTATGTGACCTTGCCATGCCCGAATTAGATGGTTATCAGATGTGCGCCATGTTGAGGCAATCCCAAGCTTTTCGGTATATACCGATGATTATGCTGACTAGTGAAGATAAATTTATAGATCAAATCCGAGCAAAAATGGTAGGAGCCACAGCTTATTTAACAAAACCTGTTGTTGACACTGAGTTACTTACGGTTATAAAAAAATATGTAATCTAG
- a CDS encoding response regulator transcription factor, with amino-acid sequence MSTVLIVEDSLAQREMITDLLKASGLTVTHATDGLEALEAIQTEPPDLVVLDIVMPRMNGYEVCRRLKSDPKTQNVPVVMCSSKGEEFDRYWGMKQGADAYIAKPFQPTELVGTVKQLLRG; translated from the coding sequence ATGAGTACAGTTCTGATTGTGGAAGACAGTCTTGCACAAAGGGAGATGATCACAGACCTCCTGAAAGCCAGTGGCCTAACAGTCACCCATGCCACCGACGGATTAGAAGCACTAGAGGCCATACAAACCGAACCCCCCGACTTAGTGGTTTTGGATATTGTCATGCCCCGCATGAACGGTTATGAAGTTTGCCGTCGATTAAAATCCGACCCCAAAACCCAAAATGTTCCCGTAGTCATGTGTTCTTCCAAAGGTGAAGAATTTGACCGCTACTGGGGCATGAAACAAGGTGCGGATGCTTACATAGCTAAACCGTTTCAACCAACCGAATTGGTGGGAACAGTCAAACAACTGCTGCGAGGATAA
- a CDS encoding chemotaxis protein CheW, with the protein MVKLPDFLNGSGQDHFRPELQVESPEGELHLRFYIPSHQEFALPATGIREVMELSPDRITPIPNASPLLLGTLNLRGRVIWVADLGQFLGEATPLNTDRAEIPVIAVQEQDTIVGLAVDAIGGMDWLDAQHLMPPANIPDTMAPFLRGEWLLEPKNNQSLRLLDQTAILRSARWAG; encoded by the coding sequence ATGGTCAAGTTACCGGACTTTTTAAATGGCAGTGGTCAAGACCATTTCCGTCCTGAATTACAAGTAGAAAGTCCTGAAGGTGAGTTACACTTGCGATTTTACATTCCCTCGCATCAGGAGTTTGCACTACCCGCAACTGGTATTCGAGAGGTGATGGAACTGAGTCCTGACAGAATTACCCCAATTCCTAATGCTTCTCCCTTACTTTTGGGTACTCTAAATCTACGAGGTCGAGTAATTTGGGTAGCTGATTTGGGTCAATTTTTAGGAGAAGCCACTCCGTTAAACACAGACCGAGCAGAAATTCCGGTGATTGCCGTTCAAGAGCAAGACACTATTGTCGGTTTAGCTGTAGACGCAATTGGAGGTATGGACTGGCTAGATGCACAACATCTCATGCCACCTGCAAACATACCGGATACAATGGCTCCTTTTTTGCGTGGAGAGTGGTTATTAGAGCCGAAAAACAACCAGTCTCTAAGACTACTTGATCAAACAGCAATTTTACGGAGTGCAAGGTGGGCAGGATGA